DNA sequence from the Thunnus maccoyii chromosome 7, fThuMac1.1, whole genome shotgun sequence genome:
GAAACACTATATTGTAAACTACAACACCATTTGTAAAGTGAAATGTGTTCAAGTCTTTAACAACCCATAAGGCATGAAGGAGCAGTGGCTCAATCACGTAGAGCTTTAAGATGCATAGAAGATGTGATGTGAGATCATCTGAACAGAAATAGATTGTCTGAAAGTAGGAAGTGGACTATGTTTGATCATTCCAGCTAAAGAAATGTCAAGAAAGAAcacaacatttctttaaaaacagtcaaatatttAGCTCACAAAGCGTGCTATGTGGTTGATTACATCATAATCAACCTTCAAACTGCTTCATCtgcaaaataacacaacaagctccCCACAGTGAAAGACCATAATGACAATTCAAGCTGCATCTGGGTGTGCCCACTTCTCCCACAAATAAAATACCACAGCACCCATAATCTTCATCATATACTGTGATGGCACCACTAGTTTGATGTTTCAGATAGAGTGCAAAGTGTCACAGCTCTTTTACcaaactgaatatatatatatatatgtatatgtatatatatatatatatatatatatatatatatatatatatatatatatatatatatatatatatatatatatatatatatatatatagcttaTAGAAGCCCATTTgctccaaaacaaaaaacaaactccaaattgatcatttaaaattCTGACTTTCTCAAAATGATGACTtcctaaaaaaaatcacttactATCTTCTAATTAAAAGtgtctcataattttgactttttcatCTACGCCATTTCtaacatttcatctttttttctttttctggctGGGATGGGCTTCCATAGCAGTTTCATGTATTCACTTCACCCTTGAAAAAATATCCTAGgtgtagaaaaacacattttcacttttccaAAGTTTCAAATACTCCTTCAGTTATTTCAATCATCTTGCAGATTTCATTATCCATGGACAGAACCACAGAACCACATCTGCATGATTCATGAAAGGTCAAAACATCACCTGAAGAAGACATTTCATCAGtgtttaggattttttttttccaaagataAAAGAAGTAGAAGAAATTAAATGATCAGACCTAAAACTTTAATATAAAGCAATGCTAGCTCTCAAACAGTGAAGTCAACAGTTTGCATCACATTTTCAGGTAAATCCATCATGGAGGGTTGGCAAACAGACACGTTGggaatttgttttgttgtgtacatATACACTACAGTAAACTCTGTGGTGTATGTGTACAGTTGAAGCCTTCTTGTGAGTCGTCTCCTTCTCACACACTGTCTACAGGCAGCCTCCGATGCCGAGCACGGAGGAGGATCCGGTGAAGGTGATGCAGACTGTTGACATAATTCCTGACATTACTTCTTGCGGTGTGATCACTCGGCACAAGCGGCAGCAGTAATGATGTAACAGCAGTGAGGCGAAGCTCAGTGTTAACTCCTATGATGATCATCACAGCTGAATGGAGAGTAGGCAGCACAGCGAACTTTGAATGGCATGTCATCACACAGTCACATGGTGTGAAAAGAAATATCCccttcctctcctgtcctcGTTATCTTCCGTCCTTGGTGGATCTTGTGTGGCACTGTCATCCCTTCTCTGCGACCCCTCTGTTGAACGGTGATGTGTCGGGGTGATGTTTGGTTACTCATCGTCCCATGTTTGCTGTAGCAGGAAGTTCGCAGCCAGGTTTTCATTCTTTTCGCAGGCAAAGTAAGCCTGGATGACTAAGCCTTCAGGGAAGCCCAGCGCTTTTAACTGGAACACAAGACACATGCTCAGGttagtcatacacacacacacacacactcacacacacacacacacagctgtttgtgAGACACTTACTGGTGAAGGTATATATGTAAAGACACGACCACAGGATAAAGGAACAACTTCAATTTCTCATTGCAGTGATTTCACAAATGTTTGCTGCCTCAGTGTCTGTACATAACTCCCTGGACTTACACCCTACACTGTGATCAGAAGAGAAGAAATACAGATGCATGGATACTCACCTTCAGTATGCAGAACTGTCTGAACTCTCCACACAAGCTGCCATACTTACCAGGAATGTTGCCACTACTAACCCTTTAAATCCGTAGTTGCATAATCataaaatcatttcattatgGATAAATAAGGAAGCAGAAGTCATTATTTTGAAGGGCCGGGAGCAAACttttctggacttttttttcagtgaacacATCCTCATTCTGCAGCAGTTTGTGGGAGCAGTGTGCATGGTGGAGAgttcaaatgtttaaaaagtgagCTCAGAATGGTTTGGTTAATCCAATGTCAAGTTGAAAAGAAAAACGAATATTCTATCatagttttgtgtattttagcTAACTACTGATACATCTAATTATTTAGATAACAAGGTAACaagtcagtggggggggggggggggggtaaactGACCCTCTCAATGGCCTCCTTCTCCTGTGGGGTGACCTGGATGTAGTTGGTTTGTCGTGAGCCCTGGGCCTCGGCTCCCTCCCCTCCAGTGTCTCCACCACGTGGCTCGTTCAGCATCTGGACAAAGCGCTCCTGGTGCTGCGTGATTTGCTGTATGACAAGTAATACATACAATCAGTGACAATATTACCATACAGATAATATACAGGTTCCAAGCCTCTGGCAAAAATGACACTGAGTAGGTGATGACAAAAGACGTGACTGTGTCAGATGTATTTGGTCAGACAACTGATATCCGGTATTAAATGGATATAGCATACAGGATATATTGTTCTTATTGAGTGTTGATGTTTTCATAACATCAACACTCATTGAAACGGCAGAAATTTGAAATCCAGCAGAAAATGCTGGATTTCAAATTTCTGCCGTTTCAATTCAAAAAGTTGAATTCTATGTAGCAATAACCCTTTAGTATTGAGATTGAACATTTCAAGATTGCAAGGTTTATTCATCACATACTTCTATTTCTCAATACATGCAATACAGGGGTGAAGGCAGGGCTCGGGCTCTCAGCCTCGTGTTCTTTCTTTCGCCTTCACCGAGAAACGCTTCTATTGTTACTGTTGTTACCATGGTGAGTGTTTCACAGAATCTCCAGCCAGCTACAGCcattcaacacaacaacaagtTGGAAAACTGCTGAGTTGAGTCAAATCCAATGTTGAGAAGTGTGCTGCGGTCATGTCTCATTCTTGCTCAGAGAATTGGTGGataaagaagcaaaaacaacCACACTAACAACAAAAAACCAAGCAGTCCACAGAGCAGCCACAATGGCTTCTAGACACAGGCAGACATTTATATCTACACTCCTTTTGTAAAGAAAGCtgaacattttacattacagCCATCATGTGTGGCATACAGGTTAACATATGTTTATGcatatatttttctaattcaAGTAAGTGTAGTAGTTCATAAGAAAATAGCAAATAGATCAGGTAATGCCCTCTTCCATgttgagccttttttttttaaaaatcccagATCTACACCTAAATCCAGATttgcagaaaaacactttttcctgGGCTCAAGGTCCTACATCTCTTAGCACTCTGTTAACAAATGTATTTAGGAAATATCCTGCtaacagaaaaacagatgaaatgtaAAACCTCGGAGAGCCAGTGTAGTGTGGTAGGTGTGCTGGTGTGGTACCTGCAGTAGCTGTGGGTTGTCTCGgcccagctgctgcagcagggcTGGTAgaagagccgggttctgctgAATGATCTGTCTCATCTGCTGGAACTGAGGCTGGTTCCTCAGGAACTCCAGAGGGTTCCCGGTAGGGAGAGAGCCTCCACCTGCAGACGGAGGCTGGTTTGCAGACACTGGCCCTGCTGGGGAAAGTCACACATTTGACATACTGTTGTTGCCTTGCAAAGttcatatttacacatccagccaATAcctagcaacattagcattcattttggAGTCGTGTTTTCAATACCAACTCTCCTTTTAGCTACTCCTGAGAATAAATCTgagaaaatatctggctctttagttgCTAATATTCCATTTTTTCACCATCTAGTGTCTAattttgtctgtgtgctgtttggtgctgagcaggtattgtacagtgggtttatcagagcttttttccCTGAATACAGCTGCCTGCCACTGCTGGAAACCAGGCTGATGAGCACTCTGAGCTGAGTTAAGCTGTgggctgtaaaacaaaaataatgagctgaaagatgctaaaaagatgaaaaagatgcTGAGAAGCTCAGCGGAGGGGAAGTTGATCATTTGTTGATAACTTTCTGTGCATTTATCACAATTTCAGAATTTTCTCTGAGGTAAGAACGAAATTTACAAATGGTCTAGACCTGTCTTGCATGTCATGAATACATCATCTCCGCCTTTCTTCACtgggagaaacacttgtttgatttacaattataatgtcctaatctgaattaatttggagtttaaatatgatactgaaattaacaaaaaataataaaatataagtcAGGCAAACTTAATGCTAAATTAATATTCTGCTTaccatattttcatcatcatggctgccaatttactgaAAGATTTTTTAGATGTTGTGATTTTTATTGCCATATTTTGGCATTTCAGTAGTTGCTAGGAAACTTCCTCACTCCAACAGCTggctctgtgtctctctgcaggtctctgtccagtcTCATCTTGTGTTgtagctgacagtgtaacatcacctgtagaCTATTATATTCTCTTCTAATATCTCTGTATCTGTCACATGACCGCCTCCCATCACAGAGCGCTTTGCAAGATGTTTTTTAAGATCTTacttcatgtcaaagcattccctctttattctgtcacagtgcagagctgttctgatgacatgttagctggattcatattttctaattgtttctcCTACTGTCACTCCtaaatgtgttatgtgtttgttgaagttgtgcagtgtttttactctttagggaacttttttgtgaatgaaacttgcccacaaaCGGAGCAGAACATGGAGCCTTATATGGACGTTTTAGGGGGATGGtttatgctaatgatcacacCTCCTCATGGACAGGTGGCATTTTTCACGCTGAAACAAACCATTTATGACAAGTTCAGGCTTGAGGCAGAGTTTGTTGAATTGGACTTGGAACATTCATACAAGCAAACTTCACAGAGAGAagttttaggataaaaatatGAAAGGCCCAATGTTTTTTGTGGAGTGTGACAGGAATACTCAACTAAATTAGCCAgttgatgttagcatgttgaaAAGCTAACATTAATGTTATTCCAGGATTATACAGCCGTGTGTCACAGATTATAATATAAATTCCTCAACATGCCACTATAAAAACTGATAATACATTATACAATTTGGAAAATATATTAACTTTGCAGTCTTTTTAACTTCTGTTCTGTTCAGGCTGTTCAGGCAAACACAACATAACCTTGTGCAACAACTACAATGACAAGCTAATCCTAACGTTAGCAACaatacatttcagtttgactctACTTAACTTCTTTTTACACCTCCctaacattaaaatgttaacattagTTACAAACATCTTCATAAAAGACTGAAGATAAAGTTATATTTCCCAATAGTGCTTGAACATTCCACTTTGCATCTGCCTTTCTTATAAATGgctttttatttcacttttagcACATTTTTTCACACTGAAGGTACAGTACTGTTAGCTTATGCCTGTATGTGCCTATGCTGTATAATGCCTCTTTTTAACCAAATAGTTCCAGGTCCCTGGGAGCCACAGAAACTAAACCAGTAACTAAATCAGGAACATATTGTGCGTTAACTACTTCTAACAATTGGGAATAGCAGACCAATAACGTATTCAAAATCAACATCTTTAACAACATCAACAATTTGTAGCACTCTGAGGTTTATATTTGGTCAGTGGGCTGCATTCAGCACATACGCAATAGTTCCTGAGCAATCCAAAAGTTCCACTTCCGTAGCTGTTTTGGGTCCACTATGGCTGAATTTATGTGCTGGTTTCTATAGTTCCAGATTTCCTTAAAGGGGAACTTTACAGATTTTCAACTAGCACTATATCATTACAATGTGGGTAGTATATGCAAATCaacaatgtttaacttcccTCCATGTTGCCTGCACCCAGAGCTCCCTGCTCATTTGCTGGCAAAAGTCCACCAGGTGACGCAAGACTGTGTCACCCAGCGGATTTTGGAGATCTGCATTAGACTGCAAACTGTGTTTCCTCATTTTTTGTAGTGGTGACATCAAGGACTGTTAAATGTCCTTGACTGTAAAATCTACCACGTTACACCAGCAatagggaaaagcagacactaaaatatcatactactaaatacttCAAAATGTCAGTATATTAGGAAGAAAACTAGTGTCATGATACAAGGTCGAATATCACACTGtggaatcagacacaacagagtcTGGAAGAGGAAGACCACGACCACGGGAGCCGTAACGGCGTCAGCATAGAGAGGCGCTGCAGCGGCGGGGGCTGCTGCAGCGGCGGGGGCTGCTGCAGCGGCGGGGGCTGCTGCACCATCGGCCAGTGCCCAGTGAGGAATGTCAGAAaagtggagacagacagaaaactctGCACTGCAACAAACTATATGGTGCTTTGATAAACGTGACTTTGTTTTCCAACAGAATATTATGTCGTACTTTGCcaactctgaatacagaacagcACATCAGCGACTATGTTACCTGTAACTTGCGGCTGCATCCAGCTTTGAGTACAATCAGGTTCAGCTCATCATTGTCCAAAATAGGTAAAGAAacagtggttagggttagagacaCTGCTACAATATATTCAGACGAGTAGTTCACTGGAAGCCCATTGGACAAGACCCacgcaatgcattctggttgttgtaggattccccctGAAGAGCAGTATGGGGAATCTACAGCCTAGGTTTTCTCTAgtcatagggcaccaatttcaaaaataattgcacatttctactacataggtgacATTCACAGCGGTGAATTTTTCGTTTAAAAGGTTCATGGGTTCCTGGAAAAGTTCCTTTGGTGGAAACCAGCAATGAAACAACCTGAAAGTAAGCCTAAGTAAGTGAGGGCCTAACTCCCTGGATCACTACATTCAGGTAAAGCTGGGGGCCCCTGGAGTGAGCTCTGCAGTTGAACCTTCATGCCACAATGATCTAATAAACACTGAGAAATCACTGTTGTCTCACAGTATCGTTTCCATCTTCTGTGTACCTGTGTTTGTATTATAAGTATCAAGTGCGCTCTTACTGGTGGAGGCTGCTGGGGGCTGCTGTGGTTGTTGTGTAGCAGGGACAGGGGGGTTGGATGGAGCACTGTGTCTGACTGGTTCCTGAGGTAGCAGATCAGTGGCCTCTGCTGGAATACCCTGCAgtacacaaacatttattagACACTCACAGTGTACTCACAGTGGCAGGTGGGGCTGGTTAAATCCTTACCATGAGTAGATACTCCACTGCTCGGTCCGGGTTGTTGTAACTAGCTCTGAGTGCAGAGACTACCTGCTCTCGTTCATAACCCATAGACATGATCTCTGACACCAGGTTCTCATAGGCCTGACCTGTCACTATGGAAACAAGAGCAGAGAGaccacagagacagaagaggtTGATGGAAGCAGGATGAAACCcgatatctttgggttgtggaatGTTAAGGACAGAACAAGatatttgatgatgtcatcttgggctttgggaaacgctaattgacatttttcaccattttctgacattacatagacaaaacaactaatcaattaattgagaaaaaatcaacagattaatctataatgaaaataattagttgGAGCACTAATATATGGTATTGCATTTCTAGACTACATCAGGCTTCTCATGCCATCATTTGGCTTGTCTGCTGTACTGTAAGCACATTTTAAATAGTTGCATTTTAAAATTGGGGTTTTGCcttttatgttcatgttatgctttttttgtctttattgatgtgaagcacttggtgcaAGTCAATGCTTTTGctgaaaacactttgaggtgcatttttttgtatgaaaggtgcaaTACAAATgaagttatcatcatcattattattattattattattattattattattattattattattgtgctgAATCCCATAGTATTTGTGTAACGTCTGTGTGCTCTGGTTTGACAGTCTTCTGACTTTGGGAAGAAGGGatgcaatttgaaaaaaattgaAGCAAATTCCATCCAAAGCAGAAGAGAGCCAGTAGTTTGATATGTTCTTCATTtctgatagattttttttttacctagtATTGACGCTGCTTCCTCAAGGAGGCCCAGTTCATCAACGAGGCTTTGAGAGAAAcgaacaaagagaaaaaagtaaatcaaCATTCTAAAGCAAACAGAATTTTTAGTGAGCAATACTTTTAGTTAACACAGAAGAGTGACTTGTATATATGGCAACGAGGGACTAGGACCTTGGAATAAGTCTTATTATAAAAGTCTCACACAGACTGTGCTGTTCTGTGACCAAACTAAAGcaggaaaataattatttttactgCTAAGTACCTAATTGTCTGTAggtgttaaaaaacaaaagcgaAACAGTCTAATGTCATAATAACTTCTTCAACTTGTTCAGGAGAAAACAATCATCTAAACCAGGTAAACCAGATGATCAGTTCAATTCTCAATGTATGTAAACAGATGCCGTGTGTCCTCCAACCTGGAAGCAGAGGAGTGGACTGGTGCAGTGGCGCATGGTTGATTCTCAGGATCTTCCCTTGGCTTCTCCTCTGGCTGGACAGCAGGGGTGGAGCAGTCTGCCGGGGCTGTCTGACCAGCTTCAGGGGCTGGttctggagctggagctggggCAGGGGCTGGGGTGGAGGCAGGGGCTGGGGTAGCAGCTGAGGCCGATCCTGGAGCTGCGTTTGGGGCTGTGTTTGAGTCCAGAGCTGCGGTTTCTTCAGGAGAAGTTAATGGGGTGTTTTCTGGGGCTGCGGGCTGAGCTTCAGAAGGAGGCACTGACTGTGGGGCAGGTGTGGGTGCAGGCACTGTATGTGTCGGTGTGGAGGGCACTTGTGTTGGGTCAGAGGCTGGTGTTGGGACTGAGGATGAGGGCGGtgctggagctgcagctgatAGGGGAGTCAGCTTAGGGGCAGCTTGTGGAGGAGGGGCTGGTTTAggctaaaaacacacaataacaacacagctTGGTCATTAATGGATCCGAGTGCACATCGCTCCTGCTTTATCTGGTCATCTCCTACACAACACACTACCTTTCCCCTGTAGCTTTCACTGTAATGCTCTGCTACTCTAAAAGGAGCAAGAGGAGCATATTAACATAATAACAATACTTTCACATATAACAAAGTAACCTCTCAAGAAAAAGCCAGTATCTCAAATAATAGCATGGTCAtcatgaacaaataaaggctatttccagttaaaaacctGTCCTATAATG
Encoded proteins:
- the rad23ab gene encoding RAD23 homolog A, nucleotide excision repair protein b isoform X2; this translates as MLTITLKTLQQQTFKIDIDPQLTVKALKEKIEEDRGKDAFPAAGQKLIYAGKILNDDTSLQEYKIDEKNFVVVMVTKPKPAPPPQAAPKLTPLSAAAPAPPSSSVPTPASDPTQVPSTPTHTVPAPTPAPQSVPPSEAQPAAPENTPLTSPEETAALDSNTAPNAAPGSASAATPAPASTPAPAPAPAPEPAPEAGQTAPADCSTPAVQPEEKPREDPENQPCATAPVHSSASSLVDELGLLEEAASILVTGQAYENLVSEIMSMGYEREQVVSALRASYNNPDRAVEYLLMGIPAEATDLLPQEPVRHSAPSNPPVPATQQPQQPPAASTRPVSANQPPSAGGGSLPTGNPLEFLRNQPQFQQMRQIIQQNPALLPALLQQLGRDNPQLLQQITQHQERFVQMLNEPRGGDTGGEGAEAQGSRQTNYIQVTPQEKEAIERLKALGFPEGLVIQAYFACEKNENLAANFLLQQTWDDE
- the rad23ab gene encoding RAD23 homolog A, nucleotide excision repair protein b isoform X1, whose translation is MLTITLKTLQQQTFKIDIDPQLTVKALKEKIEEDRGKDAFPAAGQKLIYAGKILNDDTSLQEYKIDEKNFVVVMVTKPKPAPPPQAAPKLTPLSAAAPAPPSSSVPTPASDPTQVPSTPTHTVPAPTPAPQSVPPSEAQPAAPENTPLTSPEETAALDSNTAPNAAPGSASAATPAPASTPAPAPAPAPEPAPEAGQTAPADCSTPAVQPEEKPREDPENQPCATAPVHSSASSLVDELGLLEEAASILVTGQAYENLVSEIMSMGYEREQVVSALRASYNNPDRAVEYLLMGIPAEATDLLPQEPVRHSAPSNPPVPATQQPQQPPAASTTGPVSANQPPSAGGGSLPTGNPLEFLRNQPQFQQMRQIIQQNPALLPALLQQLGRDNPQLLQQITQHQERFVQMLNEPRGGDTGGEGAEAQGSRQTNYIQVTPQEKEAIERLKALGFPEGLVIQAYFACEKNENLAANFLLQQTWDDE